The Dermochelys coriacea isolate rDerCor1 chromosome 13, rDerCor1.pri.v4, whole genome shotgun sequence genome includes the window AATAGTTCCCTAATGTTACATTTCTATATAATTAAACTCATATGAACCCACACATCATTATTTATCTTTTGCATGTTTCactcttttcatttttcttttccaattaTTGTGCCCCACTACAATACAATTAAATTTTTCCCCAATACAAACTAGAAATACActggttactccagatttataggATATTTTCTGTGCATCCAAGTACATGATACTAAGTGTTGTCCTTCCCTATCACCTTCCCTCTTTGCTTTTTCAACATTTGcttcaaaaactgaaaatctagctcagggattggcaatctttggcacgcggCTTtggcagttcccactggccgcagtttgccactccaggccaatgggggctgcgggaagcagcggccagctcatcccttggcccgtgccgcttcccgcagcccccattggccggcaatggtgaaccgcagccagtgggagctgcgagcggccgaacctgcagatgcggcaggtaaacaaaccagcccgccagggggcttatttgaaaaataaaggtGCAGATTCTAAAAATGTAAGAAATTTGAGCCAAATATCCTAGGGCAAATGTGGCATAGAAGAATAGGAACAGATGTGTACATTATTTTGGAGGATGATTTTTAATTTGGGTCTTCAGTAGTAAATATTTTatgatcaaaatattttaaaaagatgattaGCTAGTAATTTAATTTCACATAGTTTGGAACTGATTTAATACTTCATCATGCTTAAATTCTCAGCATGACTACAGTTATATGTATATGCTAGCATATATATTTAGGAAAGGTTTATAATGCATCAAAATCTAGCAAAGagacaacttttttgttttttaatgtttatctCAATTAGTTAAAAGCATTAGTTGAGACGTTCAATCTTATTAATGAAGGAGGATTGAGAATCTTCAGTAGCTTGTTTTGGAACAGTGTTCCACCATTCATACCACTAAAATGAACTAGAAATGGAGAACATCTGGAATACAACTACCAAGGAACTGCAGGGCCTGCAAGCATGCCCGCATACTCTCTCTACCAGCAAGCGCTCTGCACCAGGAGTGGCTACTTTCCCACACAAAAGTGTCTCTGATCAGCTTCAGGTGAAACAAGAGAATGCAACATTTGAATTTCAGTTCACTAAAGAATTTAGTACATTGTGGAAATATGATGGGAAATTTTAACTGGAACAAATTGAGTTTACGTACCAGTTTAAGTTTATGCAGTTAATTGCAGCTTTCAGTCTATCCCGGAAGTACTGTAGATTCATGGCTTGACTCCTCTAATTTAAATGCGTGTTTTATTGACAGGAGATGCTCCGTTTCAGTGTCGGATGTGTAGTGCTAAATTTAAAATCAACTCGGACTTGAAGAGGCACATGCGTGTGCACTCTGGAGAGAAGCCTTACAAATGTGAGTTCTGTGACGTCCGCTGTGCCATGAAAGGGAACCTAAAATCGCACATCCGTATCAAGCACAGCATGGAGAACACACTCAAGTGTCCAGAGTGCGAGTTCCAGTGCGGAAACAAAACAACCCTTCGGCATCACTTAAGAACCCATCAGCCTGAGCAGCCAGTGAAGTGCTCAAAATGCAACTACTCTTGCTCTAACAAGGCGGCTCTCAAGGTGCACGAGAGAATTCACTGCGATGATCGCCCTTTCAAATGTGACTTTTGTAGCTTTGATACCAAGCAGCGGAGCAATCTGACCACGCACGTGAAGAAAGCCCATGGAGACAAAGTCAAGATCAAAAAGCAAACTACTGAGAAGAAAGAGGGAGATAAGTTAAAGCAGGGCAGCTCCAGGCAAGTAGCCAAATTGGATGCCAAGAAAGCATTTAAATGTGGCCTGTGTGAGGCTTCCTTTGTCCGAGAAGATTCTCTTAGGAGCCATAAGAAACAGCACAGAGAGTATAATGGGACCAAAAGTACTGAACTGGCTGTATTGCAGCTGCACATGGACCCCAGTAGGCAGACCAGTGCCCCGATCACTGTAAGTCACCTTCAAGTCCCAATTCAAGCCACTCAGGTTTCTCCTTACAATGAAGGAAGGGTCAAGATCATTGCTGGCCATCAAGTGCCTCAAGCTAATGGAACAGTTCAGGCTGCTTCAGTGAATGTTATGCCTCGCACATTAGTTGACCAGAATCAGGAAGACCTATCTGCGAGTAGCCAGTTGCAAATACTGCGCCAAGTCAGTCTGCTGGCACCGCCTCATCCCCCTGTTTCTCAAAGCGAAGCTGTGTCAGTGGGGCAGCCGGCAGTTCTTCTCACTGCCCAGGACCAAAGTAACAGCAGTGCACTCCACCAGACTTTGATTTCTGCTGCTTCAGTCAGTAGTCACAGGGCTTCAGCAAGCCAGACTTTCATCAATGATTCTGGAATCAGCTGCTCTGACTTGGAAGGGCTCAATGCTTTGATTCAAGAAGGGGCAACGGAAGTGTCTGTGGTTAGTGATGAAGGTCAGAGTGTCTCTGTGTCCActtcagctccccctcctcccatcttTTCCTCATCCTCTCACACACAAGCACCTAAGCAGACCTACTCCATCATTCAAAGTCAAGCCCATACAGCGTCGCTGTGTCCTGCAGACTCCATACCGGATTAGTTTTAAAAAACTAGCGCAAATTCCACCCTGGATTGCTTTGTGAAGCCTTGGAGTCAGTGAGATTTTCATGACACTTAGTGAGGGCCAGTTTTTCAGGAGTCCTGAGATTGGCCTCTAAAGTTCCATTTGCACCATTTTGCACATGTAGTCATATGTTGCATTCTCACATACACATACAGTGACTTGCACGTGAGGCTGTGCACAATTACATGTATTGGAAACTAGAGGCTTCAGTCTTTGAAAAATGTGAACCTGAATATCAAAGCAACTGTTTAAAATTTCACATTCAAAAAAACTTCTCAGAACAGGATTTACTTTGTGCAGCAAATGtcttatttaaacaaaatagcttttttttatcAGATGCAAAAGAACATCTCGCCTTAAGATACCATCCCCTGTGAAAAGTTTGAGGGCAGGTCTATACTATGGGggaaagtcgatctaagctatgcaatttgagttatgttaGTAGCGTAACTCAAGTCGCCGTAGCTTAGATCAACTTTCATAGGGTGGGGGTCCATACTACGCTATttcaacaggagatgctctcctgttgacttccccTACTCTTTTCCATTTGGTGCAGtactggagtcgacaggagagcaatcTGCGGTCAATTTAGCTGGTCTTCAcgagacctgctaaattgacacccGGTGTATCGATTGTCATAGTGTGGATCCactggtaagtggagacaagccctgagtaaggTGGCTTTGTACAATGAACCAAAATAGTTGTTCGGAGACCCATTAACACCTAGCCAGCCTGTCCCAAACCTCCTCTCGCAGGTTACTATAGGACCTACCCTGTAGCTGTGCTCTACTGCATATAAGCCCTGATCGGGCAAAGTATTTAAAcatatgagtagccccattgTTTTAAGTGGAACTACTCTCATGCTTAAAATAGAAcatgtgcttaggtgctttgctggattggggctgtAATGGGAGCACCCTCTGTGGTTAATCCGTCTGTTGCTAACATAGTACAGCAGTGGTTCTACTTTTTGGACTTTGTACATGGTACCAATAATTTCCccaaaacaaacatatttttattacttGTTAGACAATTCAAACTGCTGGACATAATTCTAATAGAATTTCATATTATCTAGGTGCTACTATTTAGAAGATAAAAAATTAACAGTATATTAAACAACATTAAGAATTAAGGGCCCCAGTCCTTCAAATACTTATGGATTTGCTTAACTTCActtgaatagtcccactgaagtgtttgcaggattgaggtctaaatttgtaaatgttgatttttttttttttcatttagattcAGAACTAGACTAATCAGGATGaattggagccagattttcaaaagtgctcagcacacaGCAGCTCCTAATGTGACAGTTCTCACCAGACTTTTCCAAAATGCTCAGAGCCCTTCTGgctgagttttttttaaacaaaacatctgggcattgatttcagtgcataaATGGGAGCTGAGATCTTTTCAATATCTGGCCAATAGAAGCTAAATGGAGCATTGACAAAGAACTTGAGGTCTGATCTGGtgtccattgaagttgatggaaagaactccactgagttcagtagGAATTGGGTCAGACCCTTGACAGGCTGTTTAGCTAATAGGCTGTATTGCTCTCTGTATTCCCAGAACTGGGTACACATCATAATGGCATCACAACATGTACATTCAAAAAGGCGGAAGACGAACCATACCCCTTAAAGGTATACTAAAAATTGTATCCCTGATAATGTGCTAATTTGTCATGAGCCCATCAGCTGGTCCTGGCTGATTATTCGTCCCCAAGAAATGCCCTGCACTGCAAAAGTGATTTTGGGATTCTATCTACAGATTTATGGTAATTGCTAATTACAGGaaaagtctattgaagtcaatagggattTGGGGCACTTAGCACCTTGGTTGAGACACtcgtgcagaatcaggccccaaagtaTTTCTGTTAAAATAATAGAATGTTGTCTGTGTGTTGGTGATATTTTGTGTCATTACAGACTTTTTATGCAAATCATGTATACAGCACAATGCTCTGTATCAGAAgggtcctttaaaaaaatacaatatatttttccAAATACAGTGCTGTAATTTTATGTCATTTGTTTTGGTGCTgaattatttgttttcagttgtgtgattgaaaaaaaatgtagtttgcATTTCCATCTCTGTTCTTTATATGTAAAAATGCAACttaaagagaggaaaaagaaaatatactcAGCCTGTTGCAGTACAAAACCTAATCATAGATTCTGTTTTGGGAATCAGAAAgctagttaatttaaaaaaatataactatATTAATATTAGTACAGAACAAGATAGAGGTGGTTATTTGTGTGCTTAATATCACCATGcaataaatgtatatttatataaagaaATATGTACATGTTCAGTATTTGGCTTCAGCCATAAAAAACCAGTGGATCTGATTAACAGTTTAgttaggtcagtggttcccaaacttgtttcgccgcttgtgcagggaaagcccttggcgggctgggccggtttgtttacctgccacgtctgcaggttaggctgatcgcggctcccagtggcagcggttcgctgttccaggccaatgggagctgctggaagcggcggccagtacgtccctcaggccgcaccgcttccagcagctcccattggcctggaacagcaaaccgcggccactgggagccatgatcggcctaacctgcagacgcggcaggtaaacaaactggcccggcccgccaggggctttccctgaacaaacagcggaacaagtttgggaatcactgagtTAGGCATATAACGTGcctttttagagagagagagaatgtttctCCATGGGtatgaaaacatgttttgataggATACGTAAGTAGGGCCATATTTGAAATTAGTTTTAtagtatctctttaaaaaaaaatccttttgcacATGCATTTTCTTCCAGCCATACTTATGTTTGCTTTCACAAATCTGAATCATATCCTTAAAAATGACATGGGAAAATGCAGACACAAATTATAGGTACAGTTTTAGAACCCTTCACTTTTGTTGACAGAGGCGTTGATTAGATGCGTTGTGCACGCGTGAATCCATCAGCAATGCCAACTTATTCCATGAAAGCCCTCAATGTAGTTTTtctgaagtttgttttgtttaggcCTTAAAATCATGTTCCTTTTAAGAAAGCAGTTCAGAATAATAATCTTCATGCCTGAATCCTGGCTTTGGTTTGATTAGAACAAATTAGCAATATATATACCCTCCAACATTCTGGATGGGAGAAAAGGCTGTTgtttagttataaaataaattttgagaATGTTAAACAGAGAACTAATTTATTAGTAAAGATGGCTTCTTAGCTCCCAAGCTGTACTGCTGTTCAAAGGAGAATTTTGTGAATatctacattaaaaatattatcagCATTCCATGTTCTAGTATAGTGATTCTTGTTCTCAGCCTTCCATATGATGGTTCCATTTGCAGCTGCTTCTCTTCATAGCTGTCTGAGAGTCATCTGTGCCAATTCCTAAAGTGCTATGGATAGAGGCATGCTGATTTACGGTGAGCTCACATCTGAGGAGGACTAGTTGCAAGTCATTGAGCAAACCCACTGTAATGTAAGATCAGAAATGGAATGGGAAAGGAGGTTGCTGTACCCAAAGCTAAGGAGAGGAAAAGTATAGTCTGAGCAATTAATTGGGAGCCTGGAAATTTTGAATTACAATCGTGACATACTTGGGTTCCCCAACTGTAGAATGGACATAATACTTACCCTCTCAAGCATGTTGAAAACTTAatgatgtttgtaaagcactttgaagatgaaatagCACTTAATGCTCATATTATTTGTGCTCACTGATCTTCAGGGTGTGAACTGTTGCTTTAGCTGATAGGTAAAATATTATGCTATCTTTGAATTAAAGTGCACAGTAAAATATATGATAATGTAGTAGATTAAGACACACTGGGACTTTTACCGCACTCGAGCAGTATTGTATGTGTCCTTATTGTGTGGCAAACTGGGGTGCTGTAGATTCACGCCCTGGGTTGGCGCGTAGTCAGTTGTCAGGTAGACAGACCCTTAGTGTTCTCTGTTCCTTCCAGTCAAACCATCTATAAATGCTTCCGGATATGTAGTCGGTGTGCACATTCTAACTTGTGAGATTGAGACTGGGGAAATGGTATGTAGTTTGAATATAGTTACAGTGGGCAGGCTGTAGGGAAGAGCAAGCAATAGACAAAAGAagacattaaacaaaacaagcaaacgtTTTAAATCTTTTAACAGCAAACAACATTTTCTCCCCTATCAAGACAAAACTTCATTGAGATTCTAAGACCCTAATGCTGTAAGGGAGGGTATTCAGTTTGATCTGTCATTAGTGGAACGACATGGCAAAGCCCTTATTGAATTCTGTGTTAAAGGAACCAGCCCCTTTGTCGTACGCAATGATAGGCAATTGGAGAACAACATTGAAAGCAAACTCAATAAACCCCAAGCACCAAAGGCTTATGCTCACTTTaggcaaatatatattttcaaaataaacaggagaaaaaagacaaaagaacaaaaaaagtaaaggaaggggagaagaaaatgaCATCTTGGTTTCCATCTGCTAGAGAAAAATAATCAAAGGTTTCTAAAAAGTTAGACCCAATCTTTTCAAATTTGTCAGAGGTCCCCCTTTTTCAAAAGGTCACTTGCTCTTTAGCTGCCAGGTCAGCCAACTTGCTATGCCAAGCTTCTGTTCCTGGAGGCAGTCTGTTCTTCCACCTAAGCAATATAAGTCATTTGGCTACAAGCACTGCTTTAGAGAACCAAGCTTTCTATGAGTTGGAGAGGTTAAGATGATGGGAGGTATCTGTTATCATATTAATCCTCCTACCTACTTCTAGCCAAAAGTATTATTGTATGGGATAGTCCCAAAACATGAGGGCCAGTTTGGTCTGGGAGACCCACATTTCCAGCAGCAGTCTGTGTTGGCAAGGTCAATGCACTGTAATCTCTGTGGGAACCAGTGTCAACAAAAACAGCAGAAGATCATTGTTTATCCTTGCAACATTCTTGTGtctaaacctgaaaatcctgctcCTAATCTATTTAAATAATGCATTTGGACACCTCTTGGACTATAAAATCAACTGGGCAAAGTCAAATTCTGGGCATAAAAGCAAATTTGCTCATAGGGGAATCTGTGATAATTGGAATTTTAGGTGGCAACCCAAACATATGAAATATTTAGGAATCCTCAGCCCCAATGAGCTGGAGAATCTGTTCAAAATTAATCTAGAGCCCATTTTAGTTCATTCAGATATTTGGGCAGAATCCTTACTCTTAGCCTTTGAGCcaaaatttatattttcaaaatgaatatgCTTTCCAAAATGTATAATCTGTGAGTTCTCCCGGTTACTATTCCTCCattttattttaggaaaattaacaatttttttaaaatacttctctGTGGGTGGGTAGGCCAAGACTGGCTTTATTtgactataacatggttcaaaaaagaactaaataagttcatggagaataggtccatcaatggctcttaaccaggatggacagggatgatgtccctaccttgtgtttgtcagaagctgggaatgggcaatgggatggatcacttgatgatgttctgttcattccctgtggggcacttggcattggccactgtccactgaatgcatccgatgaagtgagctgtagctcacgaaagcttatgctcaaataaatttgttagtctctaaggtgccacaagtcctccttttctttttgcggatacagactaacatggctgctactctgaaacctgtctgaagacaggataccaggctagatggacctttggtctgacccagtatggccgttcttatgttcttaagtaaaTTACAATTCCCAATCACAGCTGGAGGCTTCTGTTTCCCCAACTTTCAGCATTATCATGCAAACTTTATCATCAGCTAGACAGCCCTCTGGCTCCAGAGCATAATAGTGCTGCCTAGCTGCTAGTGGAACAACAGTGGTCCATCCCCTCCAGCTGGTAGGAATGCTGGGTTTAGTTTATTATGGTTTTGATTTTAGAATATTCTCTACAGCATTGGCTACCAGAGACTCACGGGCTAGTTTGGCTAGAAAATTTAAATTCCATCCCATCTCACATGTTGATGCTGTACTTTGAGGCAACCATTTGTTGAAAATTGACAAGATACCATTTAGTGTGGAAAGTAGAAGGATAAGAGGGTAATTTGGTCTATTTATTACAGTTTTTTCAATATAAATGCACAAACCTTTAGCTGCTGGAAAGTAAGATTCGGTAGTTTTCATATCTCTGTATGCAGCTATTACTGGATATATTGGATTTCAGATTGTCTTTAAAATgatgatgaaatattttatatcaTCTATAGGTGGTGCCAGAGATTCAGATAAAATTTGAACTTAGCCAGTTACTTGAAGTACATATATTTCCTGTGAAACAGAAACTTTGTGATTTTCTGTCTTCAACTCTTTGCTagttacaaatgaaaaaacatcTCTATAGCTACTTCCATAAGAAGTTGCAGGACACTtaacagcaaaaattattaaaattgtcAGCATGTTAAGAGCAATTAAAAGAACAAACTATGAAAATCAGTAAAGATCTGTGTTGTCCCACTCAAAGCAGATTTCTAGATAGAACCAATTTAATGTAACTgtacagaaaattaattttaaaaactccctTTCAATTTAGTTTTAATCTGTAAACAGTTTGCAGCCTGTAGTAGAGCAGCTGACTAAGTAGCGTAAAATAAGCAAATTCAGCACAAGTGTTATTGGTCAAAATTGGCTGAATTTACACTTGTGCAGCTCCTCTGTGTGTGCACTATTGTATCAGAGTTCCCAGGAGCCTTATATTAACTCcagtttttagagtagcagccgtgttagtctgtattcgcaaaaagaaagggagtacttgtggcaccttagagactaacaaatttatttgagcataagcttttgtgagctacagctcacttcatcggatgcatttgcaaatgcatccgatgaagtgagctgtagctcacgaaagcttatgctcaaataaatttgttagtctctaaggtgccacaagtactcattaaCTCCAGTGTCACCATTACACAATTCTGTTATCTGCATTTCACTTTCTCAAAATAGAGttgtttaccttttaaaataggaaaCCAGTAGATTGATGTATTATGAAGGCTAGCCCTTTATGCTGGTCCTATGTATAGTTCTAAGATAAACAGGAAAGATAAAAAGGTGAGAATGAATAGACAATGGCATAGTACTGCTGTCTTCAACAGTTCAGCTGTTTGCATTACACTTGAGGAAATAATCTGTAGAGTtagttttttccccctccattctCCAAAAATAGGGTAGCCTGAaataaagttgatttttttttcttccacagaaTACTAACACAAACATGCAGTGCTGACCATAGTGTATTAGAGCTGATAGTGTATTGCTTTAATATCTGATATTTGTTTAGTATGTTCATGCTGCTGTCAACTGAATTATTGTTTCCTTGTTAATTCATAACAAGTCCCTCTCTCTCATATgcagcttgtttgtttttcttgagtGCCGTAGAATTCATAGATCCTCCTGGAATTTCGCCACAGTCATCAAGTTCTTAAGCAATTTGTCTGTCTTTTCCGGTGAAAATAATATGTGTACATATATAGTGTCCGTCATCTGAGGATTTGAAATATGAGGATCCTCGAAGTTTGAGTGCAGATATTTACATAAGCCTCACAAACATCCCTGTGGTAAGTATTTATAGGTATTTTACAGTTGGGTAAACTAAGGCATAGAGTTTGTGGTTTGGCCAAAATGTCACATTATCAGTTAGTGGCAGAGTCCGGAACAGAATTCAGGAGTCCTGGCTACTAGACAGAAGTACTTTCCACTCTACACAAAATAGATCATGCTTAGTTTCCGCTGCAGTAAATTCTGCTCACCGTAAAAGGAACATATCAAACAtagggtaaatttttcaaaaatgcttaaacAGTGTATGAgactaacttccattgactttcttTGGGACTTAGAAGCATAAGTCACATAGGCATTATGAACATTTTGCCCACTGAGCCCAAAACATGAGTGCTATATCAGTTACAGTCCTGACTTTTTAATAATGATGTTTTCATCCTGGACTATTTtcagtaataataacaataactcACTAGCTATTAGCAACAACACTAAGAAATCATTGATTCTTAGTATACATATttcaagtaaaatatttttcccaTACTTAAGGCTTTTGGTTACTATGTGAGATCGATTGTAAAAATAGGCCTTAGTTTCATAGACGATGAACTGTAATTTGTAAGAGCGACTGTACtctatattgacaggtttcagagtagcagccgtgttagtctgtattcgcaaaaagaaaaggagtacttgtggcaccttagagactaacaaatttatttgagcataagctttcgtgagctacagctcacttcatcggatgcattttccaccaaatgcatccgatgaagtgagctgtagctcacgaaagcttatgctcaaataaatttgttagtctctaaggtgccccaagtaaaatgcatccgatgaagtgagctgtagctcacgaaagcttatgctcaaataaatttgttagtctctaaggtgccccaagtactccttttctttttgtactctaTATTAGTCTTAAtgttttatgtaatttttttcctgtgttttcttGTAATGTAACAGATGGaagcacacaaaacaaaaaaaatcaaagttcagAGGGAAATGTCTGTAACGTTTCATTTTGTGTCAGTATTGCAGTTATCTATGTGATCTCAAGTGTCATGTGCTGCAATATCTATGCAAGCACAGTGGGGTGGATTATGGATTTAGCTTCAGGGCCATATGCTATTTTCCTCAATCAGTGATACTACTCTCCCTGTCCCTGGGGGACTTAGTCTGTGACTTATACCAATACAGTTTACCTGTGCATAAAACCACCGTAAACACTAATGCACATTGAAGCTTGATTTATCTACTCTGCCAGAGGTTGGCACTGGTCACCAGTAGTCACTTACCACTGGCTGAAATCAGAGCAAATCCCCACTGTAGATGAACCCTTAAGATGAGTATGATTTTGCCCAAAGTTAAGTCACGTTGGTCTAGGCTTAGAAATATGAGTTGAAACCCTAGCCCCAGTTGAAGTCGATGGGAATTTGACCTATGGAAGTATCACATTTTGGCCTTCATTCCACATACAGTCTCAGTGACTCTGGCAGAACCAATAGTAGTGTAGGATACCATTCAGTGTGAATAAGAATATCATACTCTGAgccttaggggtttttttattattaatctttATGAGAAAAAGATGAAAATGTTAGAAAAATGCAGAGACGCTTTCTCCGAGTTACAAGCAATTATAAAATgcctttttgtgttttaaaaaagaaatgttgcACAATATTTTTCTGTAGCTCTCTCTCATCTGACCTTTTTCCATGTTGGCAGCCAGCTTGCATTCAGTGTCTGTCCCTCTTGCAATGTGATGTTCTGCTATCAATACAATATTTGATATGTCCTCTGTGGAGAGGCCTGCATCCTGTAATTCCAGGGGTATTGAATTGATGATCTAATAGCCTTTTGCATCTCCAG containing:
- the ZFP64 gene encoding zinc finger protein 64 isoform X2 → MQVPRVQLSFPGGTTVLVELTPDIHICGICKQQFNNLDAFVAHKQSGCQLISANGTTSTVQFVSEETVPSTQTQTTTRTITSETQTITVSAPEFVFEHGYQTYLPSESHEPQTAAVVSPSSKTRSRKSTTAVVQKKLNCCYPGCQFKTSYGMKDVERHLRTHTGDKPHKCEVCSKCFSRKDKLKMHMRSHTGVKPYKCKHCDYAAADNSSLNKHQRIHSNERPFKCQICPYASRNSSQLTVHLRSHTGLKLRCIANKEGSSSRDAPFQCRMCSAKFKINSDLKRHMRVHSGEKPYKCEFCDVRCAMKGNLKSHIRIKHSMENTLKCPECEFQCGNKTTLRHHLRTHQPEQPVKCSKCNYSCSNKAALKVHERIHCDDRPFKCDFCSFDTKQRSNLTTHVKKAHGDKVKIKKQTTEKKEGDKLKQGSSRQVAKLDAKKAFKCGLCEASFVREDSLRSHKKQHREYNGTKSTELAVLQLHMDPSRQTSAPITVSHLQVPIQATQVSPYNEGRVKIIAGHQVPQANGTVQAASVNVMPRTLVDQNQEDLSASSQLQILRQVSLLAPPHPPVSQSEAVSVGQPAVLLTAQDQSNSSALHQTLISAASVSSHRASASQTFINDSGISCSDLEGLNALIQEGATEVSVVSDEGQSVSVSTSAPPPPIFSSSSHTQAPKQTYSIIQSQAHTASLCPADSIPD
- the ZFP64 gene encoding zinc finger protein 64 isoform X1 translates to MNPSGGRAPDFPGPVPFPGGTTVLVELTPDIHICGICKQQFNNLDAFVAHKQSGCQLISANGTTSTVQFVSEETVPSTQTQTTTRTITSETQTITVSAPEFVFEHGYQTYLPSESHEPQTAAVVSPSSKTRSRKSTTAVVQKKLNCCYPGCQFKTSYGMKDVERHLRTHTGDKPHKCEVCSKCFSRKDKLKMHMRSHTGVKPYKCKHCDYAAADNSSLNKHQRIHSNERPFKCQICPYASRNSSQLTVHLRSHTGLKLRCIANKEGSSSRDAPFQCRMCSAKFKINSDLKRHMRVHSGEKPYKCEFCDVRCAMKGNLKSHIRIKHSMENTLKCPECEFQCGNKTTLRHHLRTHQPEQPVKCSKCNYSCSNKAALKVHERIHCDDRPFKCDFCSFDTKQRSNLTTHVKKAHGDKVKIKKQTTEKKEGDKLKQGSSRQVAKLDAKKAFKCGLCEASFVREDSLRSHKKQHREYNGTKSTELAVLQLHMDPSRQTSAPITVSHLQVPIQATQVSPYNEGRVKIIAGHQVPQANGTVQAASVNVMPRTLVDQNQEDLSASSQLQILRQVSLLAPPHPPVSQSEAVSVGQPAVLLTAQDQSNSSALHQTLISAASVSSHRASASQTFINDSGISCSDLEGLNALIQEGATEVSVVSDEGQSVSVSTSAPPPPIFSSSSHTQAPKQTYSIIQSQAHTASLCPADSIPD
- the ZFP64 gene encoding zinc finger protein 64 isoform X3, producing the protein MNPSGGRAPDFPGPVPFPGGTTVLVELTPDIHICGICKQQFNNLDAFVAHKQSGCQLISANGTTSTVQFVSEETVPSTQTQTTTRTITSETQTITVSAPEFVFEHGYQTYLPSESHEPQTAAVVSPSSKTRSRKSTTAVVQKKLNCCYPGCQFKTSYGMKDVERHLRTHTGDKPHKCEVCSKCFSRKDKLKMHMRSHTGVKPYKCKHCDYAAADNSSLNKHQRIHSNERPFKCQICPYASRNSSQLTVHLRSHTGDAPFQCRMCSAKFKINSDLKRHMRVHSGEKPYKCEFCDVRCAMKGNLKSHIRIKHSMENTLKCPECEFQCGNKTTLRHHLRTHQPEQPVKCSKCNYSCSNKAALKVHERIHCDDRPFKCDFCSFDTKQRSNLTTHVKKAHGDKVKIKKQTTEKKEGDKLKQGSSRQVAKLDAKKAFKCGLCEASFVREDSLRSHKKQHREYNGTKSTELAVLQLHMDPSRQTSAPITVSHLQVPIQATQVSPYNEGRVKIIAGHQVPQANGTVQAASVNVMPRTLVDQNQEDLSASSQLQILRQVSLLAPPHPPVSQSEAVSVGQPAVLLTAQDQSNSSALHQTLISAASVSSHRASASQTFINDSGISCSDLEGLNALIQEGATEVSVVSDEGQSVSVSTSAPPPPIFSSSSHTQAPKQTYSIIQSQAHTASLCPADSIPD